Proteins from one Microbacterium proteolyticum genomic window:
- a CDS encoding alpha/beta hydrolase: protein MPSPNDVPTLYLLHALGASAGSFRRLGDALAGRVDVQGIDLPGFGSETAASDTSLDATVAHVVGILNEKARGRWILGGHSMGGKIAALVASRVLNGTAPLTGLAGMVLLAPSPPRPEPMDEERRALMLSWVNDGAISEPDAETFIDQNTARPLDPGAQSLALTDLRRTSPTAWRAWLETGSRVDARADVGTLDLPVLVLAGEDDADLGAAAQPGLLAGVYPRARFHALADTGHMIPLERATEAADAIAAFVADEVLAGPVVPEEWARLIAGDRVDDRVRGILNRRAVPDDRGYAPRVLDLAQLTLLREIADLVVPQDGPAIDIAARVDAQLARGDGDGWRRDGLPPDPEAYRAGLDTLAAHWPTDPAERETVLGAAIEGNGPTGGPLDAGLLAAWLEDARVDLVRQWLSHPASMARTGFDGFATGGRAPIRGYVELTLGRREDWEPAGVGGTIATGDAA, encoded by the coding sequence ATGCCGAGCCCGAACGACGTCCCCACCCTGTACCTGCTGCACGCCCTCGGGGCGAGCGCGGGATCGTTCCGCCGGCTCGGTGACGCGCTCGCGGGCCGCGTGGACGTGCAGGGCATCGATCTGCCGGGCTTCGGGTCGGAGACCGCCGCCTCCGACACGTCGCTCGACGCCACCGTCGCGCACGTCGTCGGCATCCTGAACGAGAAGGCCCGCGGTCGCTGGATCCTCGGCGGTCACAGCATGGGCGGGAAGATCGCCGCGCTCGTGGCATCCCGTGTGCTGAACGGCACCGCGCCGCTGACCGGGCTCGCGGGGATGGTGCTGCTCGCGCCGTCGCCGCCGCGCCCCGAGCCGATGGACGAGGAGCGCCGCGCGCTCATGCTCTCGTGGGTGAACGACGGGGCGATCTCCGAACCGGATGCCGAGACCTTCATCGACCAGAACACCGCGCGGCCGCTCGACCCCGGCGCGCAGAGCCTCGCGCTCACCGACCTCCGCCGCACGTCGCCGACGGCGTGGCGCGCGTGGCTCGAGACCGGGAGCCGTGTCGATGCGCGCGCCGACGTCGGCACGCTCGACCTCCCCGTGCTCGTGCTGGCGGGCGAGGACGACGCCGACCTCGGTGCCGCCGCGCAGCCGGGGCTCCTGGCCGGCGTCTATCCGCGCGCGAGGTTCCACGCGCTGGCCGACACCGGCCACATGATCCCGCTCGAGCGCGCGACCGAGGCGGCGGACGCGATCGCCGCGTTCGTCGCCGACGAGGTGCTCGCGGGGCCGGTCGTGCCCGAGGAGTGGGCGCGGCTCATCGCCGGCGACCGCGTGGACGACCGGGTGCGCGGCATCCTGAACCGCCGGGCGGTGCCCGACGACCGCGGGTACGCGCCGCGCGTGCTCGACCTCGCGCAGCTCACGCTGCTGCGCGAGATCGCCGATCTCGTCGTGCCGCAGGACGGCCCGGCGATCGACATCGCCGCGCGCGTCGACGCGCAGCTGGCCCGCGGCGACGGCGACGGGTGGCGTCGCGACGGACTTCCACCCGACCCCGAGGCCTACCGCGCCGGGCTCGACACCCTCGCCGCGCATTGGCCCACCGACCCGGCCGAGCGCGAGACGGTCCTCGGCGCGGCCATCGAGGGGAACGGCCCGACGGGCGGACCCCTGGATGCCGGCCTGCTCGCGGCCTGGCTCGAAGACGCGCGCGTCGACCTGGTGCGGCAGTGGCTCTCGCACCCCGCGAGCATGGCCCGCACCGGGTTCGACGGCTTCGCCACCGGCGGCCGCGCACCGATCCGCGGCTATGTCGAGCTGACCCTCGGGCGGCGCGAGGACTGGGAACCCGCCGGCGTCGGCGGCACGATCGCGACGGGAGACGCCGCATGA
- a CDS encoding GMC family oxidoreductase: MRTHGTDDIVDVVVVGTGAGGAPLTAELARRGLTVVALEAGRNFALDDLTPDETEAVEINWMSERLSGGDDPTAFGPNNSGRGVGGSTLHWGAFTPRPDARDLRLRTETGEGRDWPLDPAELLSYVARVEGDIGVSGPTPYPWDPDRSYAYGAAARNAPANLVARGCEALGIRYADAPAAVLTRARLQDHHGERRACINCGACHQGCRVDAKATTANTYLPAAVAAGAEIRTGAMVHDIELDARGHVAAVVYRQDGVDVRQRCRSLVLAAGGVETPRLLLHTGVANGSGQVGRNFLAHGATQVWGRFDEPVRGHRGYPSSLITEDMMRPADADFAGGYLVQSLGVMPLTFATTLARGGGLWGRELMARLDQAQSMAGIGINGDCLPSDDNRLELSDETDEFGIPRARVTFTAGPNEKALDRHATAFLLRVMEAAGARETFVLARSAHTIGTARMSTDPADGVVDGDGRSHEVPNLWICDNSVFPSALAANPALTIMALSLRTADRFLASA; the protein is encoded by the coding sequence ATGCGCACGCACGGGACCGACGACATCGTCGACGTCGTCGTGGTCGGGACCGGCGCGGGCGGCGCCCCGCTGACGGCGGAGCTCGCGCGGCGCGGGCTCACGGTCGTGGCGCTCGAGGCGGGACGGAACTTCGCCCTCGACGACCTCACGCCCGACGAGACCGAGGCCGTCGAGATCAACTGGATGTCGGAGCGCCTGAGCGGCGGCGACGACCCCACCGCCTTCGGCCCCAATAACAGCGGCCGCGGGGTGGGCGGGTCGACCCTGCACTGGGGCGCGTTCACCCCCCGCCCTGACGCGCGCGATCTGCGGCTGCGCACCGAGACGGGCGAGGGACGCGACTGGCCGCTCGACCCCGCCGAGCTGCTGTCGTACGTCGCGCGGGTCGAGGGCGACATCGGCGTCTCCGGCCCGACGCCCTACCCGTGGGATCCCGACCGCTCGTACGCGTACGGTGCGGCCGCGCGCAACGCGCCCGCGAACCTGGTCGCCCGCGGGTGCGAGGCGCTCGGCATCCGGTACGCCGACGCTCCGGCCGCGGTGCTCACCCGCGCGCGGCTCCAGGACCATCACGGCGAACGCCGCGCGTGCATCAACTGCGGCGCCTGCCACCAGGGATGCCGGGTGGATGCCAAGGCCACCACCGCCAACACCTACCTCCCGGCCGCCGTCGCCGCCGGGGCGGAGATCCGCACCGGCGCGATGGTCCACGACATCGAGCTCGACGCGCGGGGGCATGTCGCCGCGGTCGTGTACCGGCAGGACGGCGTGGACGTCCGCCAGCGGTGCCGGTCGCTCGTGCTCGCGGCCGGCGGGGTGGAGACGCCGCGTCTACTGCTGCACACCGGTGTGGCGAACGGGTCGGGGCAGGTCGGCCGCAACTTCCTCGCGCACGGTGCGACGCAGGTGTGGGGACGCTTCGACGAGCCCGTGCGCGGGCACCGCGGCTACCCGTCGTCGCTGATCACCGAGGACATGATGCGTCCCGCCGACGCGGACTTCGCCGGCGGCTACCTCGTGCAGAGCCTCGGCGTGATGCCGCTCACCTTCGCCACGACGCTCGCGCGCGGCGGCGGGCTGTGGGGCCGCGAGCTCATGGCGCGCCTCGATCAGGCGCAGTCCATGGCGGGCATCGGCATCAACGGCGATTGCCTGCCGTCGGACGACAACCGCCTCGAGCTCTCCGACGAGACCGACGAGTTCGGCATCCCCCGCGCGCGGGTGACGTTCACCGCGGGGCCGAACGAGAAGGCCCTCGACCGGCACGCGACGGCCTTCCTGCTGCGGGTGATGGAGGCCGCGGGCGCGCGTGAGACGTTCGTGCTCGCCCGCTCCGCGCACACGATCGGGACGGCCCGCATGTCGACCGACCCCGCCGACGGCGTGGTCGACGGCGACGGGCGCTCGCACGAGGTCCCGAACCTGTGGATCTGCGACAACAGCGTCTTCCCCTCGGCCCTCGCCGCGAACCCCGCCCTGACGATCATGGCGCTGTCGCTGCGGACGGCGGACCGGTTCCTGGCATCCGCGTAG
- a CDS encoding LysR family transcriptional regulator, translated as MKLAHLVRFTALAEELHFPRAAEKLGIPLASLYTTVDKLEEEVGQPLVSRTPPTTLTPAGVLLLDEARARIADAPPQATAAPKAQGGKAKASKGKGRAPIVKGQPKPYKKRQGR; from the coding sequence ATGAAGCTCGCACACCTCGTCCGGTTCACCGCCCTCGCCGAGGAGCTGCACTTCCCGCGCGCCGCCGAGAAGCTCGGCATCCCGCTCGCCTCGCTGTACACCACGGTCGACAAGCTCGAGGAGGAGGTCGGGCAGCCGCTCGTGTCGCGCACCCCGCCGACCACGCTGACTCCGGCGGGCGTGCTGCTCCTCGACGAGGCGCGAGCGCGCATCGCCGACGCCCCGCCGCAGGCGACCGCAGCACCGAAGGCTCAGGGCGGGAAGGCCAAGGCATCCAAGGGCAAGGGCCGCGCCCCCATCGTCAAGGGCCAGCCCAAGCCGTACAAGAAGCGCCAGGGCCGCTGA
- a CDS encoding ABC-F family ATP-binding cassette domain-containing protein: MTATLVAQVLAGGYGHRTLFEGVDLTVAPGDVVGVVGANGAGKSTLLRLLAGVDEPLAGTIALAPADAFVGWLPQEHERIDGETVAQYIARRTGCAEATREMDATAAALGDPEAVGAADAYATALERWLASGAADLDERMPVVLADLGLEVGADALMTGLSGGQAARVGLAALLLSRFDIALLDEPTNDLDLDGLERLETFVAGLRGGVVLVSHDREFLARSVTRVLELDLAQNSHRVYGGGYDAYLEERATLRRQAREKYEEFAETKADLVARARTQREWSSQGVRNAMKKSPDNDKIRRKASMESSEKQAQKVRQMESRIARLDEVEEPRKEWKLEFTIGAAPRSSAVVSTLSGAVFRQGDFTLGPVSLQVNGGERIGITGPNGAGKTTLLRGILGRQSPDEGSASLGSSVAIGEIDQARSLLVGQRPLADAFEGLVPEMSAADVRTLLAKFGLKADHVTRPVDGLSPGERTRAGLALLQARGVNVLVLDEPTNHLDLPAIEQLEQALESYTGTLLLVTHDRRMLDAVHTDRHWRVEAGRVAEL; this comes from the coding sequence ATGACCGCCACGCTCGTCGCCCAGGTACTCGCCGGAGGCTACGGTCACCGCACACTGTTCGAGGGTGTCGACCTCACGGTCGCCCCGGGCGATGTCGTCGGCGTGGTCGGGGCGAACGGCGCGGGCAAGTCGACGCTACTCCGGCTCCTCGCGGGGGTCGACGAGCCGCTCGCGGGCACGATCGCCCTCGCTCCGGCCGACGCCTTCGTCGGGTGGCTGCCGCAGGAGCATGAGCGCATCGACGGCGAGACCGTCGCGCAGTACATCGCGCGCCGCACGGGCTGCGCCGAGGCGACGAGAGAAATGGATGCCACGGCCGCGGCCCTCGGCGACCCCGAGGCCGTGGGCGCCGCCGACGCCTACGCCACGGCCCTCGAGCGCTGGCTCGCCAGCGGTGCGGCCGACCTCGACGAACGGATGCCGGTGGTGCTCGCCGACCTCGGGCTCGAGGTGGGCGCCGACGCGCTGATGACGGGGTTGTCGGGCGGGCAGGCGGCGCGCGTGGGGCTGGCGGCACTGCTGCTCTCGCGCTTCGACATCGCGCTGCTGGACGAGCCCACGAACGACCTCGACCTCGACGGCCTCGAGCGTCTCGAGACGTTCGTCGCGGGCCTCCGCGGCGGGGTGGTGCTGGTGAGTCACGACCGCGAGTTCCTGGCGCGGTCCGTCACCCGCGTCCTCGAACTCGACCTCGCGCAGAACTCGCACCGCGTCTACGGCGGAGGGTACGACGCGTACCTCGAGGAGCGGGCGACGCTGCGCCGGCAGGCGCGCGAGAAGTACGAGGAGTTCGCCGAGACCAAGGCCGACCTCGTCGCCCGTGCGCGGACGCAGCGCGAGTGGTCGAGCCAGGGCGTCCGCAACGCGATGAAGAAGTCGCCCGACAACGACAAGATCCGCCGCAAGGCGTCGATGGAGTCGAGCGAGAAGCAGGCGCAGAAGGTCCGGCAGATGGAGAGCCGCATCGCGCGACTCGACGAGGTCGAGGAACCGCGCAAGGAATGGAAGCTCGAATTCACGATCGGCGCCGCGCCGCGATCGAGCGCGGTCGTCTCGACGCTCTCCGGCGCGGTCTTCCGGCAGGGCGACTTCACTCTCGGACCCGTGTCGTTGCAGGTGAACGGGGGCGAGCGGATCGGCATCACCGGACCGAACGGTGCCGGGAAGACGACGTTGCTGCGCGGCATCCTGGGCCGTCAGAGTCCGGACGAGGGCTCGGCGTCGCTCGGATCGAGCGTCGCGATCGGGGAGATCGATCAGGCCCGGTCGCTGCTCGTCGGTCAGCGGCCGCTCGCCGATGCGTTCGAGGGGCTCGTGCCCGAGATGAGCGCGGCCGACGTGCGCACGCTGCTGGCGAAGTTCGGGCTCAAAGCCGACCATGTCACCCGTCCCGTCGACGGGCTGTCGCCGGGGGAGCGCACGCGCGCCGGGCTCGCACTGCTCCAGGCGCGCGGCGTCAACGTGCTCGTGCTCGACGAGCCCACGAACCACCTCGATCTGCCCGCGATCGAGCAGCTCGAGCAGGCGCTGGAGTCGTACACGGGCACCCTGCTCCTCGTCACGCACGACCGCCGGATGCTGGATGCCGTCCACACCGACCGCCACTGGCGCGTCGAGGCTGGGCGGGTCGCGGAGCTGTAG
- a CDS encoding glycosyltransferase, translated as MSMRPVLLAPAGPHGVAVYARAVADDVRALDPSFRVATGPDLDALAAGTPLHVHVTERLWGPSPEEATERLTALARRHPLTVTLHDVPQASDGERNRPRRRAFYAAVTRAAHAVAVNSAHERALLAEEGVWDGPVEIVPLPVPAVAPGPRPRPDGTAGVLGYFYPGKGHDEALAAAVAADVGRLTILGRASDGHAADLDAFVRRAADAGVAVAVTGWLDDREMAERARAVSVPVIAHQHVSASASLTSWIGWGRRPIALRNRYVDEMAALRPGTLLPVEPSALAAAVRAAVEDPDATWHGIHPVPLGPADVARAYLAWWAALPAPDGVPAASASAECPRQADAPYPDAACPGHSTPADAPWVVGNRWDLVAGREPEPPRVSVIITHYDQPAELARTLAALAQQDHPADRLEIVVADDGSPEAPVVPDGVRLVRQDDRGFRAAAARNLGVAASTGDVLCFLDADTTPEPGYVRALTRLPALLPEAVTVGRRRHADFAGVGTDVPVAEAGPERELPEPSWLREEYARTGDLLRADDRSYRFVIGAVSACSRRFFDEVGGFDETFTAYGGEDWEWVHRAWQAGAILAHVPGAVAWHDGPDWSGRDIDRTREGNRQTLRLAADIPVAGSAGRGLLPAAPDLVVHLAGEHPEAAVFLCVDAVLAAFPRATVVLDAPPTLAALAADPRVRSGAVPDARVVWHLDLPVLLDGVDALAERLAQLGQGAEGRLRVSAADGTIVGTAVSRRARRRAERWGAEVGFDGGEIVASGVHVLRDEPHLEAWVGGWGGLERFT; from the coding sequence ATGAGCATGCGACCGGTCCTTCTCGCACCCGCCGGGCCGCACGGGGTCGCGGTGTACGCGCGCGCCGTCGCGGACGACGTGCGTGCTCTCGACCCTTCGTTCCGCGTCGCGACGGGCCCCGATCTCGACGCCCTGGCCGCCGGGACGCCGCTGCACGTCCACGTCACCGAGCGTCTGTGGGGGCCCTCGCCCGAGGAGGCGACCGAACGGCTCACCGCCCTGGCCCGGCGGCATCCGCTCACCGTCACCCTGCACGATGTGCCGCAGGCCTCGGACGGCGAACGCAACCGTCCGCGCCGCCGTGCCTTCTACGCCGCCGTGACGCGGGCCGCTCACGCCGTCGCCGTCAACAGCGCCCACGAGCGCGCCCTGCTCGCCGAAGAGGGCGTGTGGGACGGGCCCGTCGAGATCGTGCCCCTGCCGGTGCCCGCGGTGGCCCCCGGACCGCGTCCGCGGCCGGACGGCACCGCCGGCGTCCTCGGGTACTTCTACCCCGGCAAAGGGCACGACGAAGCGCTCGCCGCCGCCGTCGCGGCGGACGTCGGGCGACTGACGATCCTGGGCCGCGCCTCCGACGGACACGCCGCCGACCTCGACGCGTTCGTTCGCCGTGCCGCTGACGCGGGCGTCGCCGTGGCGGTGACCGGGTGGCTCGACGACCGCGAGATGGCCGAACGCGCCCGCGCCGTGTCGGTCCCCGTGATCGCGCACCAGCACGTGTCGGCGTCGGCGTCGCTGACGTCGTGGATCGGGTGGGGGCGCCGCCCGATCGCCCTCCGCAACCGGTACGTCGACGAGATGGCCGCGCTCCGGCCCGGGACCCTGCTCCCCGTCGAGCCGTCTGCGCTCGCGGCGGCGGTGCGCGCGGCGGTGGAGGATCCGGATGCCACCTGGCACGGCATCCACCCCGTCCCCCTCGGTCCTGCCGACGTCGCCCGCGCGTACCTGGCGTGGTGGGCCGCCCTGCCCGCGCCCGACGGCGTGCCCGCCGCGTCCGCGTCCGCCGAGTGTCCAAGACAAGCCGATGCGCCGTACCCCGATGCGGCGTGTCCCGGACACTCGACGCCCGCCGACGCGCCGTGGGTCGTCGGGAACCGCTGGGACCTCGTCGCGGGGCGCGAGCCGGAGCCGCCGCGGGTCAGCGTCATCATCACGCACTACGACCAGCCCGCGGAGCTCGCCCGCACCCTCGCGGCCCTCGCGCAGCAGGACCACCCGGCCGATCGCCTCGAGATCGTGGTCGCCGACGACGGCTCGCCCGAGGCTCCGGTCGTGCCAGACGGCGTGCGGCTCGTGCGGCAGGACGATCGCGGCTTCCGGGCGGCGGCCGCCCGCAATCTCGGCGTCGCGGCGAGCACCGGGGACGTCCTGTGCTTCCTGGATGCCGACACGACCCCCGAACCCGGATACGTCCGGGCCCTCACGCGCCTGCCCGCCCTCCTGCCCGAGGCCGTGACGGTGGGGCGGCGCCGGCACGCCGACTTCGCCGGGGTCGGCACCGACGTCCCGGTCGCCGAGGCGGGGCCGGAGCGGGAACTGCCCGAGCCCTCGTGGCTGCGCGAAGAATACGCCCGGACGGGCGACCTGCTGCGGGCCGACGACCGCTCGTACCGGTTCGTCATCGGGGCGGTGTCGGCCTGCTCGCGGCGGTTCTTCGACGAGGTCGGCGGCTTCGACGAGACGTTCACCGCGTACGGCGGCGAGGACTGGGAGTGGGTGCACCGGGCGTGGCAGGCCGGCGCGATCCTCGCCCACGTCCCCGGGGCCGTCGCCTGGCACGACGGCCCCGACTGGTCGGGCCGCGACATCGACCGCACCCGCGAGGGCAATCGTCAGACGCTGCGCCTCGCCGCCGACATCCCCGTCGCCGGGTCAGCCGGGCGGGGACTGCTTCCCGCGGCCCCCGACCTCGTGGTGCACCTGGCGGGGGAGCATCCCGAGGCCGCCGTGTTCTTGTGCGTGGATGCCGTGCTCGCGGCGTTCCCGCGCGCGACCGTCGTCCTCGACGCGCCGCCGACGCTCGCCGCGCTCGCCGCGGACCCCCGCGTGAGGTCGGGCGCGGTGCCCGACGCGCGTGTCGTGTGGCACCTGGACCTGCCGGTGCTGCTCGACGGCGTGGACGCGCTCGCCGAACGGCTCGCTCAGCTCGGCCAGGGCGCCGAGGGGCGGCTTCGCGTGAGCGCCGCCGACGGGACGATCGTCGGCACCGCCGTTTCGCGACGGGCCCGGCGCCGCGCCGAGCGGTGGGGCGCCGAGGTCGGGTTCGATGGCGGCGAGATCGTGGCATCCGGTGTTCATGTCCTGCGCGACGAGCCGCATCTCGAGGCGTGGGTGGGCGGCTGGGGCGGCCTCGAACGCTTCACCTGA
- a CDS encoding WcbI family polysaccharide biosynthesis putative acetyltransferase, which produces MRGRESGSESLADEDAAVIARRRHYAEFFGDAPAPEGYGVVVGNCQAESIRLVVSNDTHPGVRVPAVHEMDAADAERLHRLLAGASFLVVQPIRDDYRGLPLGTAQLRAALPAHARTVVVPSLRYGGLQPFQAAIRVPGVDEDPPLVAYHDVRLLAEAAGLPVASVLPPDAVRAVAEDSLAELRRREDLGVDVVASDLYAPVVADLARTVNHPGNAVFLPLGERIVAALGAPGSAVDPGRPILAGVRAPLEPWVVEAWDLDAEPRPEWIVGGETLDARTVAEAHRGWYAAHPEFVTAAVERLAPLLRRWRAV; this is translated from the coding sequence ATGCGCGGCAGAGAGAGCGGTTCCGAGAGCCTTGCGGACGAGGATGCGGCGGTGATAGCGCGCCGTCGGCACTACGCCGAATTCTTCGGCGACGCCCCCGCGCCCGAGGGCTACGGCGTCGTCGTGGGCAACTGCCAAGCCGAATCGATCCGGCTGGTCGTGTCGAACGACACCCACCCCGGGGTGCGGGTCCCCGCGGTGCACGAGATGGATGCCGCCGACGCCGAACGCCTGCACCGGCTGCTCGCGGGGGCGTCGTTCCTCGTCGTGCAGCCGATCCGTGACGACTATCGCGGTCTGCCGCTCGGCACCGCGCAGCTGCGCGCGGCGCTTCCCGCCCACGCCCGGACCGTGGTCGTGCCGTCCCTCCGCTATGGCGGGCTGCAGCCGTTCCAGGCCGCGATCCGGGTCCCCGGCGTCGACGAGGACCCGCCGCTCGTGGCGTACCACGACGTCCGGCTGCTCGCGGAGGCCGCGGGGCTCCCGGTGGCCTCCGTGCTCCCGCCGGACGCGGTGCGGGCCGTGGCCGAGGACTCCCTCGCGGAGCTTCGCCGCCGCGAGGACCTCGGCGTCGACGTCGTGGCATCCGATCTCTACGCCCCGGTGGTGGCCGACCTCGCCCGGACGGTCAACCATCCCGGCAACGCGGTGTTCCTGCCGCTGGGGGAGCGCATCGTCGCGGCCCTCGGCGCGCCCGGGAGCGCGGTCGACCCCGGGCGTCCGATCCTCGCCGGCGTGCGGGCACCGCTCGAACCGTGGGTCGTCGAGGCGTGGGACCTGGATGCCGAGCCCCGCCCCGAGTGGATCGTCGGCGGCGAGACGCTCGATGCGCGCACCGTCGCCGAGGCGCACCGCGGGTGGTACGCCGCGCATCCGGAGTTCGTCACGGCCGCGGTCGAGCGCCTCGCCCCGCTGCTGCGCCGGTGGCGCGCCGTATGA
- a CDS encoding glycosyltransferase, which translates to MRYAPHRRTPGGPPIDATAPRRIRVAAVPAGHPYTRAITDERFVDLRADPPPPGAAPGQWWPPQVLLPEWLDAHADEIDVVHVHFGSESSSTEELSATVSALRRLGLPLVYTVHDLENPQLTDQGAHRAALAVLLAGADEVTTLTAPTAAEVERDYGRVSVVIPHPTLADGTALPVGRPHAGTRVGVHLRDLRPNIDGVGTVATLVRAVADLRARGTDIEAVVRLNENVRDPDAAASIHALADGTDGVTVERAARLDDDALAAWLADLDVCLLPYSHGTHSGWAELCYDLAVPVVGTRVGHVAAQHPADFHAFRIGDPVSLERAIVDATAGGWSVAGSDARGAEVARRRVDRLDERERVRQAHVAVYRRSMRTEHAA; encoded by the coding sequence ATGCGATACGCCCCCCATCGCCGCACTCCAGGAGGACCCCCGATCGACGCCACCGCCCCTCGCCGGATCCGGGTCGCCGCCGTGCCCGCCGGGCACCCGTACACACGGGCCATCACCGACGAACGCTTCGTCGATCTGCGCGCCGACCCGCCGCCCCCGGGGGCCGCCCCCGGCCAGTGGTGGCCGCCGCAGGTGCTGCTGCCCGAGTGGCTGGACGCGCACGCCGACGAGATCGACGTGGTCCACGTGCACTTCGGCAGCGAGTCCTCCTCGACCGAGGAGCTGTCGGCGACGGTCTCCGCCCTCCGCCGGCTGGGCCTCCCGCTCGTCTACACCGTCCACGACCTCGAGAACCCGCAGCTGACCGACCAGGGGGCGCACCGCGCCGCGCTGGCCGTGCTCCTCGCCGGAGCCGACGAGGTGACCACGCTGACCGCGCCGACCGCGGCCGAGGTCGAGCGCGACTACGGCCGCGTCAGCGTCGTGATCCCCCACCCCACGCTCGCCGACGGCACCGCCCTTCCCGTCGGCCGCCCGCACGCCGGGACCCGTGTCGGGGTCCACCTGCGCGACCTCCGCCCCAACATCGACGGCGTGGGGACGGTGGCGACGCTCGTCCGCGCCGTCGCCGACCTGCGCGCCCGGGGCACCGACATCGAGGCGGTCGTGCGCCTGAACGAGAACGTGCGCGACCCCGACGCCGCGGCATCCATCCACGCCCTCGCCGACGGCACCGACGGCGTGACCGTGGAGCGCGCGGCACGGCTCGACGACGACGCCCTCGCCGCGTGGCTCGCCGACCTCGATGTCTGCCTGCTCCCCTACTCGCACGGCACGCACTCGGGGTGGGCGGAGCTCTGCTACGACCTCGCCGTGCCCGTCGTCGGCACGCGCGTCGGCCATGTCGCCGCGCAGCATCCCGCCGACTTCCACGCGTTCCGCATCGGCGACCCCGTGTCGCTGGAACGGGCGATCGTGGATGCCACGGCCGGGGGCTGGTCGGTCGCCGGGTCCGATGCGCGCGGTGCGGAGGTCGCGCGTCGCCGGGTCGATCGGCTCGACGAACGCGAGCGGGTGCGCCAGGCCCACGTCGCGGTGTACCGCCGGTCGATGCGGACGGAGCACGCGGCATGA
- a CDS encoding glycosyltransferase gives MTRAPKPLRVLVVAPSRYPLRQPHAGGLEATVWDRVRWLRDRGHQVTLCAAEGSDFLEDSPGFALPAPTWSRVEDSSDTGYPEGYAAATDAAHDVLLERLRTGRHEVDVIDNHSLHPAPIRWSRDAGIPVVTTLHTPPLEPMLQAAAYVRGSAHRFVAVSQATARAWSVEGVDAFVFPNGIDTERWTRGPGGPRWVWSGRIVPEKAPHLAIEAARAVDAEIVVAGRIGDVDYFQQEVAPRLGGHARYVGALHQPDLCRLVGSSAVALVTPMWEEPFGLVIAEALATGTPVAAFDIGGVSEVLAGMPGTAAVMPGDVTALAHAARDLASAGHREPLTRVWTRRAAVREHALSRRYREVERVLAHTAQPATERRIPAVSW, from the coding sequence ATGACCCGCGCGCCGAAGCCGTTGCGGGTGCTGGTCGTCGCCCCGTCGCGTTACCCGCTGCGCCAGCCGCACGCCGGTGGTCTCGAGGCGACCGTGTGGGACCGCGTCCGATGGCTGCGCGACCGCGGGCACCAGGTCACGCTGTGCGCCGCGGAGGGATCCGACTTCCTCGAGGACTCCCCCGGCTTCGCCCTGCCCGCACCGACCTGGTCGCGCGTGGAGGACTCCTCGGACACGGGCTATCCCGAGGGGTACGCCGCCGCGACCGACGCGGCGCACGACGTGCTCCTGGAGCGGCTCCGGACCGGCCGGCACGAGGTCGACGTCATCGACAACCACAGCCTCCACCCCGCCCCGATCCGGTGGAGCCGGGATGCCGGCATCCCGGTCGTCACGACGCTTCACACGCCCCCGCTCGAACCGATGCTCCAGGCCGCCGCGTACGTGCGCGGCAGCGCGCACCGCTTCGTCGCGGTGAGCCAGGCCACGGCGCGCGCGTGGTCGGTGGAGGGTGTCGACGCGTTCGTGTTCCCCAACGGCATCGACACCGAACGGTGGACGCGCGGTCCCGGCGGGCCGCGGTGGGTGTGGTCGGGACGCATCGTCCCCGAGAAGGCGCCGCACCTCGCCATCGAGGCCGCCCGGGCCGTGGACGCCGAGATCGTCGTCGCCGGACGCATCGGCGACGTCGACTACTTCCAGCAGGAGGTGGCGCCTCGCCTCGGCGGGCATGCGCGCTACGTCGGCGCGCTGCACCAGCCCGACCTGTGCCGCCTCGTGGGATCCTCGGCCGTGGCCCTGGTCACCCCCATGTGGGAGGAGCCGTTCGGTCTCGTCATCGCCGAAGCGCTCGCGACGGGCACACCGGTCGCGGCGTTCGACATCGGCGGGGTCTCCGAGGTCCTCGCCGGGATGCCGGGGACGGCCGCCGTCATGCCCGGCGACGTCACGGCGCTCGCCCACGCGGCGCGCGACCTCGCCTCCGCGGGCCACCGGGAACCGCTCACGCGCGTCTGGACCCGCCGCGCCGCGGTGCGCGAGCACGCCCTCAGCCGGCGCTACCGCGAGGTCGAGCGGGTGCTCGCCCACACCGCGCAGCCGGCGACCGAACGTCGCATCCCGGCGGTGTCGTGGTGA